A window from Ureaplasma parvum serovar 3 str. ATCC 27815 encodes these proteins:
- a CDS encoding DUF3196 family protein, with product MNNNKSYIKKYFDDILIQAKQVLKKHDYAYAYDLISNEFNNPLIDLKTLQEFEAFAIEIKKSAELNFIDENEAKLAKTDFYCKIHDPKTTYVSLAYLETFLMRFINEMDELDITFLNSLLTNKLINGSTKLDILDLLATNNIDQNFNFYNKYLKQTKNVNPVNFNNHYQEIDQIQNYLNKYLAKNPSLLHLANKLLMMYITYYFPFKFAHNHNLIAKTIIDYVKNAMENHVCQYSEEQKAIVACINKILEEEQV from the coding sequence ATGAATAATAATAAAAGCTACATTAAAAAATATTTTGATGATATTTTAATACAGGCTAAACAGGTTTTAAAAAAACATGATTATGCGTATGCATATGATTTAATTTCTAATGAATTTAATAATCCATTAATTGATTTAAAAACTTTACAAGAATTTGAAGCATTTGCTATAGAAATTAAAAAAAGTGCCGAACTTAACTTTATTGATGAAAATGAGGCAAAATTAGCTAAAACAGATTTTTATTGTAAAATTCATGATCCAAAAACAACTTATGTTAGTTTAGCATATTTAGAAACTTTTTTAATGCGTTTCATTAATGAAATGGATGAATTAGATATTACATTTTTAAATAGCTTGCTAACAAATAAATTAATTAATGGATCAACAAAATTAGATATTTTAGATTTATTAGCAACTAATAATATTGATCAAAATTTTAATTTTTACAATAAATATTTAAAACAAACAAAAAATGTTAACCCTGTTAATTTTAATAACCATTACCAAGAAATTGACCAAATTCAAAATTATCTAAATAAGTATTTAGCTAAAAATCCTTCTTTATTACATTTAGCCAATAAATTATTAATGATGTACATTACATATTATTTTCCATTTAAATTTGCACATAATCATAATTTAATTGCTAAAACAATTATTGATTATGTAAAAAATGCTATGGAAAATCATGTTTGTCAGTATAGTGAAGAACAAAAAGCTATTGTGGCTTGTATTAATAAAATTTTAGAAGAAGAGCAAGTATAA
- a CDS encoding urease accessory protein UreD, whose amino-acid sequence MILNKEKIKNYAAYLYIKVAYDQAHSKMAHTVYFTNFYRSSKPLFLDEEDPINPCFQTISMGGGYVSGEIYRSDFEINDDARCIITTQSSAKAYKTVDGKTSEQHTNITLGKNSILEYISDNVIVYEDGKFAQFNNFKMDSSATLIYTECFGPGWSPHGSAYQYEKMYLNTKIYYDDKLVLFDNLKFQPRKNDESAFGIMDGYHYCGTMIVINQQVIEDDVIKIRDLVKEKYPDMDMIFGVSRMDIPGLGLRVLANTYYHVEKINAVAHDYFRRKLFNKKPLILRKP is encoded by the coding sequence ATGATTTTAAATAAAGAAAAAATTAAAAATTATGCTGCTTATTTATACATTAAAGTAGCATATGATCAAGCTCATTCAAAAATGGCACATACTGTCTATTTTACGAATTTTTATCGTTCATCTAAACCTTTATTTTTAGATGAAGAAGATCCAATCAACCCCTGTTTTCAAACAATTAGTATGGGTGGTGGATATGTTTCAGGTGAAATTTATCGTTCTGATTTTGAAATTAATGATGATGCTCGTTGTATCATTACAACACAATCCTCAGCTAAAGCTTATAAAACGGTTGATGGAAAAACTTCTGAGCAACATACAAATATCACGTTAGGAAAAAATAGTATTTTAGAATATATAAGTGATAACGTAATTGTTTATGAAGATGGAAAGTTCGCACAATTTAATAATTTTAAAATGGATTCAAGTGCTACTTTAATTTACACAGAATGTTTTGGCCCTGGTTGATCGCCACATGGGTCTGCTTATCAATACGAAAAAATGTATTTAAATACTAAAATATATTATGATGATAAATTGGTTTTATTTGATAATTTAAAATTTCAACCACGTAAAAATGATGAATCAGCATTTGGAATCATGGATGGCTATCATTATTGTGGAACCATGATTGTAATTAATCAACAAGTTATTGAAGATGATGTTATTAAAATTCGTGATTTAGTTAAGGAAAAATATCCTGACATGGATATGATATTTGGTGTATCACGTATGGATATTCCTGGTTTGGGATTACGAGTTTTAGCTAATACTTATTATCATGTTGAAAAAATTAATGCTGTTGCTCATGATTATTTTAGAAGAAAATTATTCAATAAAAAACCTTTAATTTTACGAAAACCATAA
- a CDS encoding ferritin, producing the protein MVKSQKVIDVLNTHYNLNLELGSIYAQYAHIADDQFSMPFLAKFIADLSNDKLGVHKNLISEYARKVEIPLHTKFSVDVNFKPANPKELIKHILDTELKVRKHVANMAKVCLEENDFETFSFVKWFVDDGIKDFDDVRTIHDFFENATNNLQVEYAIRKYLKQMKVEEEK; encoded by the coding sequence ATGGTTAAATCTCAAAAAGTTATAGATGTTTTAAATACACATTATAATTTAAATTTAGAACTAGGTAGTATTTATGCACAATATGCTCATATTGCTGATGACCAATTCAGTATGCCTTTTTTAGCAAAATTTATTGCTGATTTAAGCAATGATAAATTAGGTGTTCACAAGAATTTAATTTCTGAATATGCTCGTAAAGTTGAAATTCCATTACACACTAAATTTAGTGTAGATGTTAATTTTAAGCCAGCGAATCCTAAGGAATTAATAAAACACATTTTAGATACAGAATTAAAAGTTCGTAAGCATGTAGCCAATATGGCAAAAGTATGTTTGGAAGAAAATGATTTTGAAACATTTAGTTTTGTAAAATGATTTGTTGATGATGGTATTAAAGATTTTGATGATGTTCGTACCATCCATGATTTCTTTGAAAATGCTACTAATAATTTGCAAGTTGAATATGCCATTCGTAAATATTTAAAGCAAATGAAAGTTGAAGAAGAAAAATAA